One stretch of Serinicoccus hydrothermalis DNA includes these proteins:
- a CDS encoding HAD family hydrolase: protein MTSTDAPGPQPDPSSSPLLVALDVDGTIVHHDGHLSPRVAEAVRALDDLPHVTVVIATGRSVISTLPVMDALGITTPGRPAVCSNGAVTVAVAPERTERFDIVEQVTFDPAPAIALVRTHLPSALVAVEEIGVGFKVSTPFPEGELWGEEIEVPVEELAARPATRVTFREPTLTTEDFTELVERIGLHGVSYAVGYSAWLDLAPEGVSKASALEQVRRRLGVEPHRTIAVGDQRNDIEMLHWAAVGYAMGQAPVEVLRVADRTTGAVEEDGLADALAEVLDEFA from the coding sequence GTGACCAGCACCGACGCACCCGGCCCGCAGCCAGACCCCTCCTCGTCACCGCTGCTCGTCGCGCTGGACGTCGACGGCACGATCGTGCACCACGACGGGCACCTGTCGCCGCGCGTGGCGGAGGCGGTCCGGGCGCTGGACGACCTGCCGCACGTCACCGTCGTCATCGCGACCGGGCGGTCGGTGATCTCCACGCTGCCGGTCATGGACGCGCTCGGGATCACGACACCGGGCCGGCCCGCGGTGTGCTCCAACGGCGCCGTCACCGTGGCGGTGGCCCCCGAGCGGACCGAGCGCTTCGACATCGTGGAGCAGGTGACCTTCGACCCGGCCCCGGCCATCGCGCTGGTGCGGACCCACCTGCCGAGCGCGCTGGTGGCGGTCGAGGAGATCGGCGTGGGCTTCAAGGTGAGCACCCCCTTCCCCGAGGGGGAGCTGTGGGGCGAGGAGATCGAGGTGCCGGTGGAGGAGCTGGCGGCGCGCCCGGCGACCCGCGTCACCTTCCGCGAGCCCACCCTCACCACCGAGGACTTCACCGAGCTCGTCGAGCGGATCGGGCTGCACGGGGTGTCCTACGCCGTCGGCTACAGCGCCTGGCTCGACCTCGCGCCCGAGGGCGTGTCCAAGGCCTCGGCGCTGGAGCAGGTGCGGCGCCGCCTCGGGGTCGAGCCGCACCGCACGATCGCGGTCGGCGACCAGCGCAACGACATCGAGATGCTGCACTGGGCCGCCGTCGGGTATGCCATGGGCCAGGCCCCGGTGGAGGTGCTCCGGGTCGCGGACCGCACCACGGGTGCGGTGGAGGAGGACGGTCTCGCCGACGCGCTCGCCGAGGTGCTGGACGAGTTCGCGTGA
- a CDS encoding ABC transporter ATP-binding protein, with protein sequence MLELERLTRAYGEHLAVDEVSFTVPDGRMVGFVGGNGAGKTTTMRMVMGVLAPSAGGVRWDGEPLTREDRIRFGYMPEERGLYPKQPVLAQLTYLGQLHGMSAEQARERSQDLLTRFGLGERLKSKVEELSLGNQQRAQIIASVLGDPKLLVLDEPFSGLDPAAVDQMSELLREHTSAGVPVLFSSHQLDLVDRLCDSIVVLHGGKVVAEGSSEELRANAPLRYRLTMAGDTGWVRGMPGVEVIDLDGPSVLVQPEGEEVAERLLADAVGRGTVREFSRIRPTLSEIYREVAVA encoded by the coding sequence GTGCTGGAACTCGAGCGACTGACGCGGGCCTACGGCGAGCACCTGGCCGTGGACGAGGTCAGCTTCACCGTGCCGGACGGGCGCATGGTCGGCTTCGTCGGCGGCAACGGCGCCGGCAAGACCACGACGATGCGCATGGTCATGGGCGTCCTCGCCCCCAGCGCCGGAGGGGTGCGCTGGGACGGGGAGCCGCTGACCCGGGAGGACCGGATCCGCTTCGGCTACATGCCCGAGGAGCGCGGGCTCTACCCCAAGCAGCCGGTCCTGGCCCAGCTGACCTACCTCGGCCAGCTGCACGGGATGAGCGCGGAGCAGGCGCGGGAGCGCTCGCAGGACCTGCTCACCCGCTTCGGCCTGGGCGAGCGCCTCAAGAGCAAGGTGGAGGAGCTCTCGCTGGGCAACCAGCAGCGGGCCCAGATCATCGCCTCGGTCCTCGGCGACCCCAAGCTGCTGGTGCTCGACGAGCCGTTCAGCGGGCTCGACCCGGCGGCCGTCGACCAGATGAGCGAGCTGCTGCGCGAGCACACCTCCGCCGGCGTCCCGGTGCTCTTCTCCTCCCACCAGCTGGACCTCGTGGACCGGCTCTGCGACTCCATCGTCGTCCTGCACGGCGGCAAGGTCGTCGCCGAGGGCAGCTCGGAGGAGCTGCGGGCCAACGCGCCGCTGCGCTACCGCCTCACGATGGCGGGCGACACCGGCTGGGTGCGGGGTATGCCCGGGGTCGAGGTCATCGACCTCGACGGCCCCAGCGTCCTGGTCCAGCCCGAGGGCGAGGAGGTCGCCGAGCGGCTGCTCGCCGACGCCGTCGGCCGCGGCACCGTCCGCGAGTTCAGCCGGATCCGCCCGACCCTGTCCGAGATCTACCGAGAGGTGGCCGTCGCATGA
- a CDS encoding TrmH family RNA methyltransferase, whose product MSEPLLITSPANARLKAIAGLRRRRAREQERRTLVEGHDELVLALDAGVVPELLLLCPELAPAGAVEELAGRVADGPTQVVHATRAAFEKAAYRESPDGVLAVVGAVGSRPADLSLPPDALVLLCEGVEKPGNLGAMLRTADAAGVDAVVAADPVTDWGNPNTVRASKGTVFSVPVAADGTTVTLDWLDGLGIPLVAATPDTEMAHTEVDYRGPVAIAVGTEKTGLTDEVLRRAAHRVRIPMVGRVNSLNVATSAAIIVYEAVRQRG is encoded by the coding sequence GTGAGCGAGCCCCTGCTCATCACCTCGCCCGCCAACGCGCGGCTCAAGGCGATCGCCGGGCTGCGGCGCCGTCGGGCGCGAGAGCAGGAGCGGCGCACCCTCGTCGAGGGCCACGACGAGCTGGTCCTGGCGCTGGACGCCGGGGTCGTGCCCGAGCTGCTGCTGCTGTGCCCCGAGCTCGCGCCCGCGGGGGCGGTCGAGGAGCTGGCCGGACGGGTGGCCGACGGGCCGACGCAGGTCGTCCACGCCACCCGCGCCGCCTTCGAGAAGGCGGCCTACCGCGAGAGCCCGGACGGGGTGCTGGCGGTCGTGGGGGCGGTGGGGTCTCGGCCCGCCGACCTGAGCCTGCCGCCGGACGCGCTCGTGCTGCTTTGCGAGGGCGTGGAGAAGCCCGGCAACCTGGGCGCCATGCTCCGGACCGCCGACGCGGCCGGGGTGGACGCCGTGGTGGCGGCGGACCCGGTGACCGACTGGGGCAACCCCAACACCGTGCGCGCCTCCAAGGGCACGGTCTTCTCCGTCCCCGTGGCCGCGGACGGCACGACGGTGACCCTGGACTGGCTGGACGGGCTAGGCATACCCCTGGTCGCGGCGACCCCGGACACCGAGATGGCCCACACCGAGGTGGACTACCGCGGCCCGGTCGCGATCGCCGTGGGCACCGAGAAGACCGGGCTCACCGACGAGGTGCTGCGGCGTGCGGCACACCGCGTGCGGATCCCCATGGTGGGACGCGTCAACTCCCTCAACGTCGCCACGTCGGCCGCGATCATCGTCTACGAGGCGGTCCGGCAGCGCGGCTGA
- a CDS encoding ABC transporter ATP-binding protein yields MLALEGVSFAYARGAEELFGGLSHAFTPGVVTAVTGPSGRGKSTLLYVLGLMLTPSQGRVLLDGEAVSAAPDAARARVRAHRIGFVFQDAALDPTRTVLDSVIEPALYAGWRLGDARASGSGLLEQMGVSARAGHRPGEISGGQAQRVAVCRALVTDPVVVLADEPTGNLDRDNAAGVLAALSAAADGPDQAAENPGKGAGEAPAGGGSGGRTVVIATHDPFVLDHADEVLAL; encoded by the coding sequence GTGCTGGCCCTAGAGGGCGTGTCGTTCGCCTACGCGAGAGGTGCGGAGGAGCTGTTCGGGGGGTTGTCCCACGCGTTCACGCCGGGGGTGGTGACGGCGGTGACGGGCCCGTCGGGGCGGGGCAAGTCGACGTTGCTGTACGTGCTGGGGTTGATGTTGACCCCGTCGCAGGGGCGGGTGCTGCTGGACGGTGAGGCGGTCTCGGCCGCGCCGGATGCGGCGCGGGCGCGGGTGCGGGCGCACCGGATCGGGTTCGTGTTCCAGGATGCGGCGTTGGACCCGACCCGGACCGTGCTGGACTCGGTCATCGAGCCGGCGCTGTATGCCGGGTGGCGGCTGGGTGATGCCCGGGCCAGCGGCTCGGGGTTGCTGGAGCAGATGGGGGTCTCGGCGCGGGCGGGTCACCGGCCGGGAGAGATCAGCGGTGGGCAGGCGCAACGGGTGGCGGTGTGCCGTGCCCTGGTGACCGACCCGGTGGTCGTGCTGGCTGACGAGCCGACGGGCAACCTGGACCGGGACAACGCCGCCGGGGTGCTGGCCGCGCTGTCCGCAGCCGCCGACGGCCCCGATCAGGCGGCAGAGAATCCGGGGAAGGGGGCGGGCGAGGCGCCCGCAGGGGGTGGGTCTGGGGGGAGGACGGTGGTGATCGCCACGCACGACCCGTTCGTGCTGGACCATGCGGATGAGGTGCTCGCGCTGTGA
- a CDS encoding VOC family protein, whose amino-acid sequence MRIDHVSYAAGPEGLQATAERLAEQLGVSPHDGGVHPRFGTRNVVIPLADERYVEVVEVLDHPASDKAPFGQAVRARSGNGGGWMAWVVAVEDLSAVEERLGRPSVEGHRHTPEGIQLQWRQIGVLNVIDHGNRPFFVRWESAPEHHPSRLEQSTTRLTGLTVGGDVPEVREWLGLADARQGDFESDIEFGFLEDDDCPCLTEVTFETPRGSVTI is encoded by the coding sequence ATGCGGATCGACCACGTCAGCTATGCGGCAGGACCGGAGGGACTGCAGGCCACGGCCGAGCGCCTGGCCGAGCAGCTGGGGGTCAGCCCGCACGACGGCGGTGTGCACCCGAGGTTCGGCACCCGCAACGTCGTCATCCCGCTCGCGGACGAGCGCTACGTCGAGGTCGTCGAGGTGCTCGACCACCCGGCCTCGGACAAGGCGCCCTTCGGGCAGGCCGTCCGCGCCCGGTCCGGCAACGGCGGGGGCTGGATGGCCTGGGTCGTGGCGGTCGAGGACCTCAGCGCCGTGGAGGAGCGGCTCGGCCGGCCGTCGGTGGAGGGGCACCGGCACACCCCCGAGGGCATCCAGCTGCAGTGGCGCCAGATCGGTGTGCTCAACGTCATCGACCACGGCAACCGCCCGTTCTTCGTGCGCTGGGAGTCCGCGCCGGAGCACCACCCCTCGCGCCTGGAGCAGAGCACGACCCGCCTGACCGGCCTCACCGTCGGCGGTGACGTGCCCGAGGTCCGGGAGTGGCTGGGGCTCGCCGACGCCCGGCAGGGCGACTTCGAGAGCGACATCGAGTTCGGCTTCCTCGAGGACGACGACTGCCCGTGCCTCACCGAGGTCACCTTCGAGACGCCGCGGGGCAGCGTCACCATCTGA
- a CDS encoding peptidoglycan-binding domain-containing protein, protein MVSNGGINRGAWTMVLVLVLCVLVGAAVWWASRATLPDSSVGESSSPAAGEVVWGEVVPGSVGRSLPLSTTVRQPVGVVAVNGLSGVVTSTSPGRVESGGVVYVVGRTPVRVVQAQEPFWRELSQGVRGEDVAALQELLIAGEYLDAEADGDFGQATEDAVKAWQEEQGLPESGLVGLGELVAVPDLPVTVTVGEAISVGAQVSGGEDAVLAPTGERDFVLVVTAEQARLIPAEATVEISFEDQQWTGVIAGSQVDESGSTVFELTAPDGGPVCGEECGVLPGDEQVTVRSEVVVVPRVEGWSVPAAAVRTRADGSAFVRTQDGQVEVVVAGSGQGIAVVEGEGLEEGLRVLVAGDPEQVPSDGADQTGGG, encoded by the coding sequence ATGGTGAGCAACGGGGGCATCAATCGGGGCGCGTGGACCATGGTCCTGGTACTCGTGCTGTGTGTGCTGGTGGGTGCCGCGGTTTGGTGGGCGTCGCGGGCGACGTTGCCGGACAGCTCGGTGGGCGAGTCGAGCTCGCCGGCCGCCGGTGAGGTGGTGTGGGGTGAGGTGGTGCCGGGGTCGGTGGGGCGGTCGTTGCCGTTGTCGACCACAGTGCGACAGCCGGTGGGGGTGGTCGCGGTGAACGGGTTGTCTGGGGTGGTGACCTCGACGTCGCCGGGCCGGGTGGAGTCCGGTGGTGTGGTGTACGTGGTGGGGCGGACACCGGTGAGGGTGGTGCAGGCGCAGGAACCGTTCTGGCGGGAGCTGTCGCAGGGTGTGCGCGGTGAGGACGTGGCCGCGTTGCAGGAGCTGCTCATCGCCGGGGAATACCTGGACGCTGAGGCCGATGGTGACTTCGGCCAGGCAACTGAGGATGCGGTCAAGGCGTGGCAGGAGGAGCAAGGACTGCCGGAGTCTGGGCTGGTAGGCCTGGGGGAGCTGGTCGCGGTGCCGGACCTGCCGGTCACGGTCACGGTCGGTGAGGCGATCAGCGTGGGGGCCCAGGTGTCGGGTGGTGAGGACGCGGTGCTGGCGCCGACGGGGGAACGGGACTTCGTGCTGGTGGTGACCGCGGAGCAGGCCCGGTTGATCCCGGCCGAGGCGACCGTGGAGATCAGCTTCGAGGACCAGCAGTGGACGGGGGTGATCGCCGGGTCGCAGGTGGACGAGTCGGGGTCGACGGTGTTCGAGCTGACCGCGCCGGACGGTGGGCCGGTGTGCGGGGAAGAGTGTGGGGTGCTGCCGGGGGATGAGCAGGTGACGGTGCGCTCTGAGGTGGTGGTGGTGCCGCGGGTGGAGGGGTGGAGCGTGCCGGCGGCGGCGGTGCGGACCCGCGCGGATGGCAGCGCGTTCGTCAGGACCCAGGACGGGCAGGTGGAGGTGGTGGTGGCCGGCTCGGGGCAGGGAATCGCGGTCGTCGAAGGTGAAGGGCTCGAGGAGGGGTTGCGGGTGCTGGTGGCCGGGGACCCGGAGCAGGTGCCGAGTGATGGTGCGGATCAGACCGGGGGAGGGTGA
- a CDS encoding response regulator transcription factor: protein MSTQPLRLLLVDDQPLLLQGFAMILSTEPDLEVVGQATDGRQAVDAVREHRPDVVLMDVQMPVLDGIEATRRIVADHPEVRVVILTTFDRDDYLFDALQAGASGFLLKNADAEDLVDAVHAAAEGHALLAPEVTMRVIARMAAGGGPAAPSRPPAPAEDGDALPELTGREREVLRMMARGLSNAEIAAEAFVSEATVKTHVSNVLAKLVVRDRVQAVIAAYEAGLVRPGETGTAG from the coding sequence GTGAGCACCCAGCCCCTCCGCCTCCTGCTCGTCGACGACCAGCCGCTGCTGCTCCAGGGCTTCGCGATGATCCTGTCGACCGAGCCGGACCTCGAGGTCGTCGGCCAGGCCACCGACGGCCGGCAGGCGGTCGACGCCGTGCGGGAACACCGCCCGGACGTCGTCCTCATGGACGTCCAGATGCCCGTGCTGGACGGCATCGAGGCGACCCGGCGGATCGTCGCCGACCACCCCGAGGTGCGGGTGGTCATCCTCACGACCTTCGACCGCGACGACTACCTCTTCGACGCGCTCCAGGCGGGCGCCAGCGGCTTCCTGCTCAAGAACGCCGACGCCGAGGACCTCGTCGACGCGGTGCACGCCGCGGCGGAGGGCCACGCCCTGCTCGCCCCCGAGGTGACGATGCGGGTCATCGCCCGGATGGCCGCCGGCGGCGGCCCGGCGGCACCGTCCCGCCCACCGGCGCCGGCCGAGGACGGCGACGCCCTGCCCGAGCTCACCGGTCGGGAGCGGGAGGTGCTCCGAATGATGGCCCGCGGCCTGTCCAACGCCGAGATCGCCGCTGAGGCCTTCGTCAGCGAGGCGACCGTCAAGACCCACGTCTCCAACGTCCTGGCCAAGCTCGTGGTGCGCGACCGGGTCCAGGCGGTCATCGCCGCCTACGAGGCGGGCCTGGTGCGTCCGGGGGAGACGGGCACCGCGGGCTGA
- a CDS encoding ABC transporter permease, protein MNATTAPWILVAAREIRVKLTDKNFLVGTGLTLLLLLGAMFVPALIGGATSSYDVAVTDDAATQIVAEAEQSLQAVDAEAQVTPVDVDDRAAAETAVREGDADAALVGEPGAWELLHDGGAPAALDGALTEAVRTSALTTNAEAAGTSVAELTSGSELAQVDLAQDDGGMTGPLAYVLGFAFAILFYMAALMFGMQIANSVVEEKQSRIIEILAAKIPTRQLLMGKVLGNTVLAFGQLALIAAVSLIGLTFVDLDVALPGLTQAILWYLPFFLVGFLALACVWAAAGALASRTEDLQQTTMPLTMVLVVLFIVGINLDGRWQQIFSFVPVASTFVMPVRIIEGDTALWEPVVALVLALAFCALTIALGARLYERALLHTSGSLSWRKAMSLQD, encoded by the coding sequence ATGAACGCCACGACCGCACCCTGGATCCTCGTCGCCGCGCGCGAGATCAGGGTCAAGCTGACCGACAAGAACTTCCTCGTGGGCACCGGCCTCACGCTGCTGCTGCTCCTCGGCGCGATGTTCGTGCCCGCGCTCATCGGTGGTGCCACGTCCTCCTACGACGTCGCGGTGACCGACGACGCGGCCACCCAGATCGTCGCCGAGGCCGAGCAGTCGTTGCAGGCCGTGGACGCCGAGGCGCAGGTCACGCCGGTCGACGTCGACGACCGGGCCGCAGCGGAGACCGCGGTGCGCGAGGGCGACGCGGACGCGGCCCTCGTCGGCGAGCCCGGCGCCTGGGAGCTGCTGCACGACGGCGGGGCCCCGGCCGCGCTGGACGGCGCGCTCACCGAGGCGGTGCGCACCTCGGCGCTCACCACCAACGCCGAGGCGGCGGGCACGTCGGTGGCCGAGCTCACCTCGGGCAGCGAGCTCGCCCAGGTCGACCTCGCGCAGGACGACGGCGGGATGACCGGGCCGCTGGCCTACGTGCTGGGCTTCGCCTTCGCGATCCTGTTCTACATGGCCGCCCTCATGTTCGGCATGCAGATCGCCAACAGCGTGGTCGAGGAGAAGCAGTCGCGGATCATCGAGATCCTCGCCGCCAAGATCCCCACCCGCCAGCTGCTCATGGGCAAGGTGCTGGGCAACACGGTGCTGGCCTTCGGGCAGCTCGCGCTCATCGCCGCGGTGAGCCTCATCGGGCTGACCTTCGTCGACCTCGACGTCGCGCTGCCCGGCCTGACGCAGGCCATCCTGTGGTACCTCCCCTTCTTCCTCGTGGGCTTCCTCGCGCTGGCCTGCGTGTGGGCGGCCGCCGGGGCCCTGGCCTCCCGGACCGAGGACCTGCAGCAGACGACGATGCCGCTGACGATGGTCCTGGTCGTGCTCTTCATCGTCGGCATCAACCTCGACGGGCGCTGGCAGCAGATCTTCTCCTTCGTGCCCGTCGCCTCGACCTTCGTCATGCCGGTCCGGATCATCGAGGGCGACACGGCCCTGTGGGAGCCGGTCGTCGCGCTGGTGCTCGCGCTCGCCTTCTGCGCGCTGACCATCGCCCTGGGTGCGCGGCTCTACGAGCGGGCGCTGCTGCATACCTCCGGCAGCCTGTCGTGGCGCAAGGCGATGTCGCTGCAGGACTGA
- a CDS encoding putative immunity protein — protein MILHPVRDPRLITTRRGGTLTDVHHQLLARWAASCAEHVLALFEVVAPEDSRPREAIAAARAWADGRMRMMDSRALAGHAMGAARPLSGAPRFAAYAAGQAAAVPHVAEHDLGAAAYAIRAAMAAVEPAAREEVRLRERDRQRAQVPEELRRLVIEDQARRDHLCWGVFGD, from the coding sequence ATGATCCTGCACCCGGTCCGGGACCCGCGGCTCATCACGACCCGTCGCGGCGGCACGCTGACCGACGTCCACCACCAGCTGCTGGCGAGGTGGGCCGCGTCCTGCGCCGAGCACGTTCTGGCGCTGTTCGAGGTCGTGGCGCCCGAGGACTCCCGGCCCCGCGAGGCGATCGCCGCCGCACGGGCCTGGGCCGACGGCCGGATGCGGATGATGGACTCCCGAGCCCTCGCCGGGCACGCGATGGGTGCTGCTCGCCCGCTGTCCGGTGCCCCCCGCTTCGCCGCGTATGCCGCGGGCCAGGCGGCAGCCGTCCCGCACGTCGCCGAGCACGACCTGGGCGCTGCCGCCTACGCGATCCGGGCGGCCATGGCCGCCGTCGAGCCGGCGGCCCGCGAGGAGGTGCGCCTGCGGGAGCGGGACCGGCAGCGCGCTCAGGTGCCGGAGGAGCTGCGCCGGCTCGTCATCGAGGACCAGGCACGCCGCGACCACCTCTGCTGGGGAGTCTTCGGAGACTGA
- a CDS encoding sensor histidine kinase, with the protein MIERVERWFGVEEAWQRPAPGPRERRADLWWALIALVVIALGQELTRSVGMLEDERGGPWAQYAGFLTLVAMVAVRRRYPVAVALLGGTHMIVMSVVMPMTMAQLPVQMVYFLLIFSGMAWARNRRALMLAIGVVLVQLVLLFAWSYAIGSGLDEIRRNLGESDIQQVGPIPPLVAIVLFSVLGNVIFFGFAIGLGQIAWRGALRQAQVEQQAETIRAQTARLTDQAVVAERLRIARELHDVVAHHVSVMGVQAAAARRVMDRDPAAARSALGAIEQASRDGVGQMRDLLGTLRAGEDQASTDPRSAAGARSPQPTLAALPALVEQATTPTCAVTADVVESTSGAAGRVPPPVQLTAYRIVQEALANVRRHSTARQARVAVRVDEAAGTIEVEVVDDGSPRPGTSGTGLGLLGMRERAQHLGGGVEAGRRQGEPGWRVRVWLPMDGRRPLAGTADEDTAPDPARESVGP; encoded by the coding sequence GTGATCGAGCGGGTCGAGCGCTGGTTCGGCGTCGAGGAGGCGTGGCAGCGCCCGGCGCCCGGTCCGCGCGAGCGACGGGCCGACCTCTGGTGGGCCCTGATCGCGCTCGTCGTCATCGCCCTCGGCCAGGAGCTCACCCGCTCGGTGGGGATGCTCGAGGACGAGCGGGGCGGGCCGTGGGCGCAGTACGCCGGCTTCCTCACCCTCGTCGCCATGGTCGCCGTCCGACGCCGCTACCCGGTCGCCGTCGCCCTGCTCGGCGGGACGCACATGATCGTCATGTCGGTGGTCATGCCGATGACCATGGCGCAGCTGCCGGTGCAGATGGTCTACTTCCTGCTCATCTTCTCCGGTATGGCGTGGGCCCGGAACCGCCGGGCGCTCATGCTCGCGATCGGCGTGGTCCTCGTGCAGCTCGTGCTGCTCTTCGCGTGGTCCTACGCGATCGGCTCGGGGCTGGACGAGATCCGCCGGAACCTCGGCGAGTCCGACATCCAGCAGGTCGGGCCGATCCCCCCGCTCGTCGCGATCGTGCTCTTCTCGGTGCTCGGCAACGTCATCTTCTTCGGCTTCGCCATCGGGCTGGGCCAGATCGCGTGGCGCGGCGCGCTGCGCCAGGCGCAGGTCGAGCAGCAGGCCGAGACCATCCGGGCGCAGACGGCCCGCCTCACCGATCAGGCGGTCGTCGCCGAGCGGCTGCGGATCGCGCGGGAGCTGCACGACGTGGTGGCCCACCACGTCTCGGTGATGGGTGTGCAGGCCGCCGCCGCGCGCCGGGTCATGGACCGGGACCCGGCGGCCGCCCGCAGCGCCCTCGGGGCCATCGAGCAGGCCTCGCGGGACGGCGTCGGCCAGATGCGGGACCTGCTGGGCACGCTGCGTGCCGGCGAGGACCAGGCCTCGACGGACCCGCGAAGTGCCGCGGGCGCCCGCTCGCCGCAGCCGACGCTGGCCGCGCTGCCCGCGCTGGTGGAGCAGGCCACGACCCCGACCTGCGCGGTCACCGCCGACGTGGTCGAGTCCACGTCCGGCGCCGCCGGCCGGGTGCCGCCGCCGGTCCAGCTGACGGCATACCGGATCGTGCAGGAGGCGCTGGCCAACGTGCGGCGCCACTCGACCGCGCGGCAGGCCCGGGTCGCGGTGCGGGTGGACGAGGCCGCGGGCACGATCGAGGTCGAGGTGGTCGACGACGGCTCGCCCCGCCCCGGCACGTCCGGCACCGGGCTGGGACTGCTGGGTATGCGCGAGCGCGCCCAGCATCTCGGCGGCGGCGTCGAGGCCGGCCGGCGGCAGGGAGAGCCCGGCTGGCGGGTTCGGGTGTGGCTGCCGATGGACGGGCGCCGCCCCCTGGCCGGGACGGCCGACGAGGACACCGCGCCGGACCCGGCCCGTGAGAGCGTGGGCCCGTGA
- a CDS encoding FtsX-like permease family protein — translation MRWVLVLREAAATAWASKVPSALVGLLVAVMCAATIATVGRTAAAEQQLTDRLDEAGSRVLAVADARGEGLLPATVVDQASTLSTVERGVGTLIPVDVVNGVIGQGGTRVPAWGVHGDLAAVADLQAGRWPGPGEAIVTDTAMTRLGMADPAGWVALASTSEVDDWSVVGTFTPRDPFGDYAAGVLYVAPADQPVDTLQVVLTDASAAQATQASVLALVDPPTPDAVTITSPVSLADLQAQVTGDLAAFGATLLLGVLGGGALLVAIVVLADVLVRRKDLGRRRALGATRGTIITLVIGRTLTPAILGAALGAGAGLALAARLGPDTVPPADFTTGTATLALIAATTAAIPPALYAATRDPVRILRTP, via the coding sequence GTGAGGTGGGTGCTGGTGTTGCGGGAGGCGGCCGCTACGGCGTGGGCGTCCAAGGTGCCCTCGGCGTTGGTCGGGTTGCTGGTCGCGGTGATGTGCGCGGCCACGATCGCCACCGTGGGCCGCACCGCCGCCGCGGAGCAACAGCTGACGGACCGGTTGGACGAGGCCGGGTCGAGGGTGTTGGCCGTCGCCGACGCCCGTGGTGAGGGTCTGCTGCCGGCGACGGTGGTGGACCAGGCGAGCACCTTGTCGACCGTGGAGCGCGGGGTGGGGACCCTGATCCCGGTCGATGTCGTCAACGGGGTCATCGGGCAGGGCGGGACCCGGGTGCCCGCGTGGGGGGTGCACGGTGACCTCGCCGCGGTCGCCGACCTGCAGGCAGGGCGCTGGCCCGGCCCGGGCGAGGCGATCGTCACCGACACCGCGATGACACGGCTCGGGATGGCCGACCCGGCCGGCTGGGTCGCGCTGGCCTCGACCAGCGAGGTCGACGACTGGTCCGTGGTCGGGACGTTCACCCCCAGGGACCCGTTCGGTGACTACGCCGCTGGGGTGTTGTACGTCGCGCCCGCCGACCAACCGGTGGACACCCTGCAGGTGGTGCTGACCGACGCATCGGCCGCGCAGGCCACCCAGGCCAGTGTCCTGGCTCTGGTCGACCCGCCCACCCCGGACGCGGTCACCATCACCTCCCCCGTCTCGTTGGCCGACCTGCAGGCCCAGGTCACCGGCGACCTTGCCGCGTTCGGCGCGACCCTGCTGCTCGGGGTGCTCGGCGGCGGGGCGCTGCTCGTGGCGATCGTCGTCCTGGCCGATGTCCTCGTACGCCGCAAGGACCTCGGCCGCCGCCGCGCCCTGGGCGCCACCCGGGGCACCATCATCACCCTCGTCATCGGCCGCACCCTGACCCCCGCCATCCTCGGCGCCGCCCTCGGGGCCGGCGCAGGGCTGGCCCTGGCCGCCCGCCTCGGCCCGGACACCGTCCCCCCGGCCGACTTCACCACCGGCACCGCCACCCTCGCCCTCATCGCCGCGACCACCGCCGCCATACCCCCCGCCCTGTACGCCGCCACCCGAGACCCCGTCCGCATCCTCCGCACCCCCTGA